CTTTGAAGACATGCACCTGTTCGCCCGCGTGGCCGATCTGGGCTCGCTGTCGGCCGTGGCCCGCGAGCGTAACGTGCCCGTCAGCCAGGTCTCGCGCACGCTGGTGCGCATCGAGCAGTCCAGCGGTGCCAGGCTGGTCCACCGCAGCACGCATGGGCTCACGCTCACCGCAGAGGGGCACACTTTTTTGGACTACTGCCGGCGCATCACCGGCACGCTGGACGAGCTGGAGGGCGAGTTCGCCAGCCACAGCGGCCAACCCAGCGGCTGCGTGCGCGTGGCCTGCAGCTCGGTGGTGGCCGAGCACTTGCTGATCCCCAGCTTTGACAGCCTGCAGCAGCGCTACCCGCTGCTGCGTGTGGAGCTGGTGGTGGACGACCGCATGGCCGACATGGTGCAAGGCGGCATCGACATCGCCATCCGCACCGGGCCGCCCCTGACAGACACCGTGGTGGCGCGGCCCCTGGGCACGCTGGCACGCGCACTGTATGCCACGCCCAGCTACCTGCAGGCCCATGGCACCCCCACCCATCCCGACCAATTGCACCAACATCGGCTCATCACCAACAGCGCGGTGGCCTTTTTGAACCACTGGCCTTTTGTGGTGAACGACGCGCCCTGCGTGCGGGTGGCCGAAGGGCATTGGCGCTCTGACAGCACCGCCACCACCGCCCGCATGGCGCTGCAGGGTCTGGGCATTGCGCGCCTGGCCACCCTGGTGGCCGAGCCCCTGGTGCGCCAGGGGCGACTCCTACCCGTGCTGGCCGAGTTTGTGGACCTGCAACCTGGCCCCATCCACGCCATCACCCTCACCCGCCGCCATCGGCTTCCCAAGGTGCAGGCTTGTATCGACCACTGGGCCGAATGGTTCGCGCGCACTGACCCTGCCGCACCGACCAAGGCCTGAGTCCTCTATCGGAACCAAACCCCATGGGTGAATTTGACTTGATCGCGCGCTACTTCACGCGCCCCGTTTGCCACGCCGTGCTGGGCGTGGGCGACGACTGTGCCTTGCTGGCCCCGCGCCCCGGCATGCAACTGGCCATCAGCAGCGACATGCTGGTGCAGGGCCGCCACTTCTTTGCCGATGTGGACCCCGAGGCCCTGGGCCACAAAGCGCTGGCCGTCAACCTGTCAGACTTGGCCGCCTGCGGCGCCAAGCCGCTGGCCTTCACGCTGGCGCTGGCGCTGCCACGGGTGAACGAAGCGTGGCTGGCGGGCTTCTCACGCGGGCTGCTCGCGCTGGCCGACGCGCACGGCTGCGAGCTGGTGGGGGGCGACACCACCCAGGGCCCGCTCAATATCTGCATCACCGTGTTTGGCGAAGTGCCTGCAGGCCAGGCCCTGCTGCGCAGCGGCGCACGGGCGGGCGACGACATCTACGTGAGCGGCACGCTGGGCGATGCGCGACTGGCGCTGGAAGCCCTGCTGGGCCACATCCAACTGCCTGACGACCTGCTGGCCCAGGCCCGCCAGCGGCTGGAGCGCCCCACGCCCCGCATGGCGCTGGGCCTGGCGCTGCGCGGCGTTGCCAGCAGCGCCATGGACGTGAGCGACGGTCTGCTGGGCGACTTTGCCCACATCCTCAAGGCCTCGGGCGTGGGGGCGTGCATCCACACCCATGAAACTATCAAATTGATAGCTGCCAGCGCTTACAAATCAAGCGCTACAGGCATATTTAGCCCTCAGCTTCTGCACCAATGCACGCTGGCAGGTGGAGACGACTACGAACTGGTGTTCACCGCCCCGCCAGCGCACCGTGCCGCCGTGGCCGCAGCTGCCACGCAAAGCCAGACACCCGTGGCGTGCATTGGCCAGGTGCAGGCCGAGCCTGGGCTGCGGCTGGTGGATGCGCAGGGCCAGCGGGTGGAGCACCGCTTCGCCTCGTTCGATCATTTCGCATGAAGCGCGTATCAGCGTGCACATCCTATACACAGCGGGGCCCCCTACCGGTATGCATTCGAAAAAGACACACCCGTTCACGCTGAGCTTGTCGAATCGCTGCGCAAGGCTTCGACAGGCTTGACTGGAACCATAGAACCTCAGCCTGAACGGTTTGGACGCTGATGAACTGAACACCCATCCGTATCAGGCGATCTCACTTGTTCGCAATGATGCTGAGCAGCTCTTCGCGTGTGGTCGGGTCGTTCATGTACTTGGCGTACAGCGGCGACATGCGGCGCACGAAGGGCGACACGTCCTTGACCCGCACAAACTGCGCGCCCTGCTTGGCCGTGGTCTCTTGCGCCTGGGCCACGCGCTTATTCCACAGCTCGCGCATCAGCAGGGCCGAGCGGGACCCGGCCTCTTGAAAAACCGCACGGTCGGCTTCTGACAGCTTGCCCCACAGCGCGGCCGACACCACCAGCGCCTCGGGCGAGACCACATGGTTGGTCACGTACACGCTCTTGGCCAACTTGTAGTGGCCGGTGGCTTCGTACGACGGCATGTTGTTCTCAGCGCAGTCGATGGTGCCTTTTTCAAAACCGGCCATCACCTCCTTGAAGGGCAGCGGCACGGGCTTGGCGTCCAGCAGCTTGACCATCTCGACATAGATCTCAGACTGCTGCACCCGGATGGATGCGCCCGCCAGATCGCGCACGTTGGACGGACTGCGGCCGGCGCAATAGAACGAGCGAGCACCGCCGTCATACCAGCCCACCACCACAAAGCCTGCGGTCTTCAGGTTGGCTGCAAACCGCTCGCCCAGCTTGCCGTCCAGGTAACGAAACATGTGGGCCGAGTCGGTGAACAGGAAGGGCAGGTTCAACACCTTGATGCCCGGCACTGCGTCGGACAGTGGGCCGGAGCTGAACTCGGCCACGTCGATCTCGCCGCTCTTGAGCATCTGCACGGCTTTGGGCTGGTCACCCAGCGTGGCGTTGGAAAACACCTCGATCTGGTAGCGCCCCTGCGTGCCCTTGTTCACTTGGTCGGCAAAGCTCTTCATCGCCTCGGTCACGGGGTAGCCGTCGGGGTGGATGTTCCAGGCCCTGAGCTTGGTCTGCGCCAGCGCCTGCGTGGCACCCAACCCCCAACCCATCCCCACCAGCGCCATGGCGCACAGCCCCCGCTTCACGGTTTTTCTCATCTCCCCGACTCCTTTTTGGTTGTGGTCGCCATGCTGGGCCCAACACAGGCCAGCATTGATACGACGTCATATTTGTTCATCCAGCAGCGAAACCGTGAACCCCAACATTCAGAACACACACTTCCTGACAACCAGGACGCCATCGGCCCTGTGCCAGAGCGCATTGCGTGAGAGTTACACCGGCAAGCCCTCTTTGCCACTAGGCAGTGCATCGCGCTCGCGCGATGCATTTTTTAGCAACATTTGCTCACCAGCCATCCGGGTAAACGCCATCTCTTTCAGGAAAAGAAAAATTCACAACCCGCCATGTTGTACGACGTCACCTTTCCAACTCCTGCAAACGACCGCTTCGGCACACCGACCGATCCGGCGGGCATCCACCGGCGCACCGCTGACACACACCTGCTGCATTGAGGGTACAAAACCATGAGACGCAGAGAATTTGCCCTGACCGCAGCGCTTTCGCCCCTGCAGATGACAGCCTGCGCGGGAGATCGGGGCAGCGGCGGCGCAGAGCCCATCCAGCCCATCGGCAACTAGGCCGAGACAGCGGCAGGCCTCAAGCGCGCAGCACAGCACGTGCGGGTGACACGGCATCTGTGACTTCGCGGGCAAAGAGTCGCTCAAGAACGACTGGACCTCGCCCGTGCCAGAGATCGTCAACCCCTAGAAGGCCGACGGCCCCAGCACCGCCTCCACGGGCACTGACTACCGCAGCAAGCCTGTGGGCGAGGTGTACGACACATCCCCCAACCCTGCCGACAACCCGCCCGAGATCGAGCCCTGCGTGAAGCGTGAGAAGCCGCAGTTCACCGTCACCTCGGAGTGGATCCGCCGCATGGGCCGCCTGATCGCTTACCTGACGCCCGAGGCCTGACGCCAGCGGCCTGCGCTACACAGGGCCGCACGGCGCGTCGCGCCCTCAGCGCATCTGGAACAGCTCTTGGTGAAAGCTGCGCGGCCTGCGCCCCAGGCGCTGCATGGCGCTGCGCAATGCCTGGCCAAAGCCCTGCGGCCCGCAGAACCACACGCTGGCCTGCGGCCCGGCGCTGGCCAGCAACGCATCGGCGGCCACCGGGCCTGTGGCATCGCTGTGGTGCACATGCAGCGTCACACGGGGCAATTGCGCGCACAGCTGCTGCATGCGCTGGGCAAACACGGCCTCGCCCGCATTGCGCACGCAGTAGTGCAGCTGCACCACCGGGACCTGGGCCGGGTCAGCCACCAGCGACTCCAGCCACGCCACAAACGGCGTGGCGCCAATGCCCGCCGCCACCCACACCTGCTCGGGTGCGCGGTCTTGGCGGAAGTCGAATCGCCCATAGGGCCCCTCCACCCACACCTG
This Acidovorax sp. 106 DNA region includes the following protein-coding sequences:
- a CDS encoding TRAP transporter substrate-binding protein encodes the protein MRKTVKRGLCAMALVGMGWGLGATQALAQTKLRAWNIHPDGYPVTEAMKSFADQVNKGTQGRYQIEVFSNATLGDQPKAVQMLKSGEIDVAEFSSGPLSDAVPGIKVLNLPFLFTDSAHMFRYLDGKLGERFAANLKTAGFVVVGWYDGGARSFYCAGRSPSNVRDLAGASIRVQQSEIYVEMVKLLDAKPVPLPFKEVMAGFEKGTIDCAENNMPSYEATGHYKLAKSVYVTNHVVSPEALVVSAALWGKLSEADRAVFQEAGSRSALLMRELWNKRVAQAQETTAKQGAQFVRVKDVSPFVRRMSPLYAKYMNDPTTREELLSIIANK
- a CDS encoding LysR family transcriptional regulator translates to MRDIRFEDMHLFARVADLGSLSAVARERNVPVSQVSRTLVRIEQSSGARLVHRSTHGLTLTAEGHTFLDYCRRITGTLDELEGEFASHSGQPSGCVRVACSSVVAEHLLIPSFDSLQQRYPLLRVELVVDDRMADMVQGGIDIAIRTGPPLTDTVVARPLGTLARALYATPSYLQAHGTPTHPDQLHQHRLITNSAVAFLNHWPFVVNDAPCVRVAEGHWRSDSTATTARMALQGLGIARLATLVAEPLVRQGRLLPVLAEFVDLQPGPIHAITLTRRHRLPKVQACIDHWAEWFARTDPAAPTKA
- the thiL gene encoding thiamine-phosphate kinase, which encodes MGEFDLIARYFTRPVCHAVLGVGDDCALLAPRPGMQLAISSDMLVQGRHFFADVDPEALGHKALAVNLSDLAACGAKPLAFTLALALPRVNEAWLAGFSRGLLALADAHGCELVGGDTTQGPLNICITVFGEVPAGQALLRSGARAGDDIYVSGTLGDARLALEALLGHIQLPDDLLAQARQRLERPTPRMALGLALRGVASSAMDVSDGLLGDFAHILKASGVGACIHTHETIKLIAASAYKSSATGIFSPQLLHQCTLAGGDDYELVFTAPPAHRAAVAAAATQSQTPVACIGQVQAEPGLRLVDAQGQRVEHRFASFDHFA